The following coding sequences lie in one Labrus bergylta chromosome 5, fLabBer1.1, whole genome shotgun sequence genomic window:
- the LOC109990142 gene encoding G-protein coupled receptor 22 yields the protein METEGYRELLETSDGQGVGLLDGGGEVGAEEGWSTPYPLGFQVSLTTVLILELVLGFSSNLTVLVLYCAQSNLVDSVSNLVTVNLHVLDILVCLLCLPLTVAVILLPANGSGVSSLATLCCFHEACVTFTSVATAVNVLVISLDRYDISVRPASRLLTPRRAALLLAAVWAVSLAVFFLPFLEGDFFSLRAEGSEDLERQKNESELITGLMPFFSSLSPSSLPSTDPPSPSHHLPPVWQNRTLLCVGGQGYYTGLAMYYHLLLQVPCFLISVVVMLFTYSRILQALNIRIGSHMMRGTRNKDSTCRIRCRRQRKKELSLPTEVVSSNQNQNLSHPPLIPSPTPTPTSPPAISSMPQGMSDSGATVTTVSTAATTPIATTPATPASPTPASASTQTQTTTPLPASSMGVQASVSAIIALRRAVRRHRDRRERQRRVLKMSLLIISTFMGCWAPLSAVNILILCLGPSDGLVRIRLCFLAMAYGTTIFHPLLYAFTRQKLRRALKTRVKKRVVSLLQVDPAPSGGTVIHNSWVEGGAQRKTRKPRVEASDGTDRCLTEAVRE from the coding sequence ATGGAGACCGAAGGCTATCGTGAACTCCTGGAGACCAGTGATGGTCAGGGGGTAGGCCTGCTGGATGGAGGGGGCGAGGTGGGGGCAGAGGAGGGCTGGAGCACCCCCTACCCTCTGGGCTTCCAGGTATCTTTGACCACTGTGCTGATACTGGAGCTGGTGTTGGGTTTCAGCAGCAATCTGACCGTGCTTGTGCTTTACTGCGCCCAGTCCAATCTGGTGGATTCAGTCAGCAATCTTGTGACAGTCAACCTCCATGTCCTGGATATACTGGTATGTTTGCTATGTCTGCCACTGACTGTCGCTGTGATCTTGCTACCAGCCAATGGAAGTGGAGTCAGCAGCCTTGCAACGCTGTGCTGCTTTCATGAGGCCTGTGTCACATTCACTAGCGTGGCTACAGCAGTCAATGTGCTGGTGATCAGTTTGGACAGATATGACATCTCAGTCCGTCCAGCCAGTCGCCTGCTGACCCCAAGGCGTGCAGCCCTGCTCCTTGCAGCAGTCTGGGCTGTGTCTCTTGCTGTTTTCTTCCTGCCTTTCCTTGAGGGGGACTTCTTCTCTTTGAGGGCTGAGGGCAGTGAGGACTTGGAAAGGCAGAAAAATGAATCTGAACTCATCACTGGACTGATgccatttttttcctccctctccccctcatCTTTACCATCAACTGATCCTCCCTCCCCCTCACACCACCTGCCGCCAGTATGGCAGAACAGGACACTGCTGTGTGTAGGCGGGCAGGGGTATTACACAGGTCTGGCTATGTATTACCACTTGTTACTCCAAGTGCCATGCTTTTTAATCTCCGTAGTCGTCATGTTATTCACCTACTCCAGGATCCTTCAGGCCCTCAACATTCGCATTGGCTCTCACATGATGAGAGGTACACGTAACAAGGACTCCACCTGCAGGATACGCTGcaggaggcagaggaagaaGGAATTGAGCCTACCAACAGAGGTAGTATCCTCCAACCAGAATCAGAACCTCAGTCATCCTCCTCTTATCCCCTCACCCACCCCTACACCGACATCACCCCCAGCAATCTCCTCCATGCCCCAGGGCATGTCTGACAGTGGAGCAACAGTAACTACTGTCAGTACTGCTGCCACCACCCCCATCGCCACCACACCAGCCACTCCTGCTTCTCCAACTCCAGCTTCAGCCTCAACCCAGACCCAAACCACCACCCCACTGCCAGCCTCCTCCATGGGTGTACAGGCCTCAGTTTCTGCAATCATCGCCTTGAGGAGGGCAGTGCGTAGGCACAGGGACCGTCGAGAACGTCAACGTCGTGTCCTCAAAATGTCCCTACTCATCATATCCACCTTTATGGGCTGCTGGGCTCCTCTGTCTGCAGTCAATATTCTGATTCTGTGTCTGGGTCCCAGCGATGGCCTGGTGCGGATACGCCTCTGTTTCTTGGCAATGGCTTATGGAACCACTATTTTCCATCCTCTGCTCTACGCCTTCACCAGGCAAAAGCTGCGCCGTGCCCTCAAAACACGAGTAAAGAAAAGGGTAGTGTCCCTACTTCAGGTGGACCCAGCTCCAAGTGGGGGCACAGTTATTCATAACTCTTGGGTGGAGGGGGGAGCTCAGAGGAAGACTCGCAAGCCACGGGTGGAAGCTAGTGATGGCACTGATCGATGCCTCACAGAGGCAGTGAGGGAATGA